In one window of Porites lutea chromosome 8, jaPorLute2.1, whole genome shotgun sequence DNA:
- the LOC140945303 gene encoding uncharacterized protein, whose amino-acid sequence MVNIFRAGQLREHVSAWESLTSDSFILDAIKHYHIEFESAVPYQAQEPRHIYSSLSDKEVIDGEISKLLLKGVIERTCHTGNGFVSNVFVRPKKDGTYRMILNLKSLNEFVVYQHFKMDNILTALKLMRPKCFMTSVDLKDAYYSVPIASEDRKFLKFEWKGAYYQYTCLPNGLACAPRLFTKILKPIYAHLHSVGHVSMGHIDDSFLVGYTRSACELNIQHTVECFDSLGFVIHPEKSVLIPTQELEFLGFLLNSISMTIRLPPSKAAHVKSACENLLSKTKVTIRELAHVIGLLVSSLPGVQFGRLHYRQLEKDKSRALQLCKGNYDGPVTLSNDSRSELEWWVNNITSSFMPITQDKPDFTLTTDASKIGWGAVCGDNKTGGCWDLDEQQYHINYLESKAVLLGLKSLCSRTQNKHIRIQSDNTTTVAYLNAMGGIKSLNCNDMAIQIWEWCSQRNIWISASHIPGSINVEADKESRKINDSTEWSLSMIVYNRLAQLWGPFQLDNTLPSEDRGGPIFRSASCPPVAHTTLVSSASTVIGGPPSPSTATQRSTDSTSQHNSSSIGKDPKTVSMSSLRQSILKRNISEEATSIIMQSWAANTHKQYQPYVAQWLEFCRGRKTNPYDPPIGTVLDFLVTLHDRGLKYSTLNTARSAISAVILPTNNHTIGTHPLVSRFMRGIYKSNPPTPRYHTTWNVQTVLTHLSSQDSVEKLDLKSLTLKLLMLIALVSAQRGQSIHMLDTACMKVTESSYEFSLPEHVKQSRPSFKTPSVILKAYPVNKALCVYSHLTEYLRRTQSLRGAETKLFISFVKPHKRVSRDTISRWIRTTMESAGIDISMFKPHSTRMAATSKAKGASVPIQEILRTAGWSSSGTFDRFYDKPLMEESTFASAVLNND is encoded by the exons ATGGTTAATATTTTTAGAGCAGGCCAACTAAGGGAACATGTGTCTGCCTGGGAGTCACTGACTAGTGACTCCTTTATACTTGATGCTATCAAGCATTACCACATTGAGTTTGAGTCTGCAGTTCCATATCAAGCACAGGAACCTAGACATATCTATTCTTCCCTTTCTGACAAAGAGGTAATTGATGGGGAGATATCTAAACTCCTTTTAAAAGGGGTTATTGAGAGAACATGCCACACAGGGAACGGATTTGTATCCAATGTGTTTGTGAGACCCAAAAAAGATGGCACTTACCGCATGATCCTCAATTTGAAATCCCTTAATGAATTTGTGGTATACCAGCATTTTAAAATGGACAATATTCTGACTGCACTCAAACTCATGCGGCCAAAGTGCTTTATGACATCAGTAGACCTTAAGGATGCCTACTACTCTGTCCCAATAGCATCAGAAGACAGGAAATTTCTTAAGTTTGAGTGGAAAGGAGCTTATTATCAATACACTTGTCTGCCAAATGGCTTGGCATGTGCCCCTAGGCTGTTCACTAAAATCCTCAAACCCATTTATGCTCACTTACACTCTGTGGGCCATGTCAGTATGGGGCATATTGACGATTCATTTCTTGTGGGATATACTCGCAGTGCCTGCGAACTAAACATCCAACACACAGTTGAATGTTTTGATAGTCTTGGGTTTGTTATTCACCCAGAAAAATCGGTGTTGATCCCTACTCAGGAACTTGAATTCCTAGGGTTTTTACTCAATAGCATTTCTATGACTATTCGACTTCCCCCCTCGAAAGCTGCCCATGTTAAATCAGCCTGTGAGAATCTATTGTCTAAGACTAAAGTTACTATTAGAGAATTGGCTCATGTAATAGGCTTACTTGTGTCAAGCCTTCCTGGTGTGCAGTTTGGACGTCTCCACTATAGACAGCTGGAGAAGGACAAATCACGGGCTTTGCAGCTTTGCAAAGGGAATTATGATGGGCCAGTAACCCTTTCCAATGATTCTCGATCTGAATTGGAGTGGTGGGTAAACAATATTACCTCCTCATTTATGCCCATCACTCAGGACAAGCCTGACTTTACCCTTACAACTGATGCCTCAAAAATTGGCTGGGGGGCTGTATGTGGTGATAACAAAACTGGAGGCTGTTGGGATTTGGATGAACAACAATACCACATTAACTATCTAGAGTCCAAAGCTGTCCTGTTAGGACTTAAGTCACTATGCAGTCGGACGCAAAACAAACATATTCGCATTCAATCGGATAACACCACCACAGTGGCTTATCTCAATGCCATGGGTGGAATTAAATCTCTTAACTGTAATGACATGGCCATCCAAATCTGGGAATGGTGCTCTCAGAGGAATATTTGGATTAGTGCTTCCCACATTCCTGGCAGTATTAATGTCGAGGCAGATAAAGAGTCTCGAAAGATTAATGACTCCACAGAATGGTCACTATCTATGATAGTTTACAATAGGCTTGCCCAGCTTTGGGGCCCTTTCCAA CTTGATAACACTTTGCCTTCAGAAGATAGAGGAGGACCAATCTTCAGGAGTGCTTCTTGTCCCCCTGTGGCCCACACAACCTTGGTTTCCAGTGCTTCTACGGTCATTGGTGGACCACCCTCGCCTTCTACCGCAACCCAGAGATCTACTGACTCAACCTCACAGCACAACTCCTCATCCATTGGGAAAGACCCTAAAACTGTTAGCATGTCAAGTCTCCGGCAAAGCATCCTCAAGAGAAACATTTCAGAGGAAGCTACATCAATCATCATGCAGTCCTGGGCTGCTAACACCCATAAGCAGTACCAACCATATGTCGCACAGTGGCTCGAATTTTGTCGTGGACGGAAAACTAATCCGTATGATCCCCCTATAGGAACTGTGTTGGATTTTTTAGTGACCCTGCATGATAGGGGTCTGAAATACTCTACTCTGAACACAGCAAGAAGTGCCATTTCAGCAGTTATTTTACCTACCAACAATCACACTATTGGTACTCACCCTCTGGTGTCAAGATTCATGAGAGGAATTTACAAGTCTAACCCACCGACACCTCGATACCACACTACCTGGAATGTCCAGACGGTGCTTACGCACTTATCATCTCAGGACTCTGTGGAGAAGTTAGATCTGAAATCCTTGACACTTAAACTACTTATGCTTATTGCCTTAGTGTCCGCTCAAAGAGGACAAAGTATACATATGCTAGACACTGCTTGTATGAAAGTGACTGAATCATCTTATGAGTTTTCATTACCAGAGCATGTCAAACAAAGCAGGCCCAGTTTTAAGACGCCATCAGTAATACTTAAGGCATATCCTGTCAACAAAGCTTTGTGTGTGTACAGTCATTTAACAGAATACCTTAGGCGGACACAATCTCTCCGAGGAGCTGAAACTAAACTTTTCATAAGTTTTGTTAAACCTCACAAACGGGTCTCAAGGGACACAATCTCTAGGTGGATTCGAACAACCATGGAAAGTGCAGGCATAGATATTTCGATGTTTAAACCCCACAGCACTCGAATGGCTGCGACTTCTAAGGCTAAAGGTGCATCCGTCCCTATTCAAGAAATTTTGCGAACTGCAGGCTGGTCTTCTTCTGGGACATTTGATCGGTTCTATGACAAGCCCCTCATGGAGGAAAGTACCTTTGCATCAGCAGTTCTGAACAATGATTAA
- the LOC140946996 gene encoding uncharacterized protein: MSLSGEPDTAELSSATTQRANDSGPTEVNMATVLQGLQTTLAQLAKNSELQTEAIQNLKEDILLCSGDEDTEDTPALDDDRRDNALDIAATLAHVLDSSDNNNTTSVKSPESGSQSALVESLTLAFTKSKVTSPAIEGKIAELIDNMLIGGLSAETVKERVEKHPPPENCKFLAVTMVNEEIWDLLPRKSRAVDLAFQRVQEPLLQGISALTNLAGKLVKDVHDGKTPNTRDVLTHVMDSVAMLGNTNWKLNMKRRELIKPELNPPYTRLCKEDIAVSTKLFGDDLPKHLKDMSEAKKAGQQMQKPYSNSSNRGAVHSQKRNFSRFKPYHYDRTRGSGNKSTNRQPFLGQGRPSTPFRKKQSASNNNTNNKT, encoded by the coding sequence ATGTCTTTGTCAGGAGAACCCGACACGGCGGAATTATCCAGTGCAACAACCCAGCGAGCAAACGATAGCGGACCGACCGAGGTCAACATGGCGACGGTCTTGCAAGGTCTTCAGACGACGTTGGCACAACTCGCCAAGAACTCGGAGCTACAGACAGAAGCCATTCAGAATTTGAAGGAGGACATTCTTCTCTGCTCTGGCGACGAAGATACTGAGGATACCCCTGCGTTGGATGACGATAGGAGAGACAATGCGCTAGATATAGCGGCCACTCTCGCCCATGTGCTCGACTCgagcgacaacaacaacacgaCCTCTGTGAAGAGCCCTGAATCAGGGTCTCAGAGTGCATTGGTAGAAAGCCTGACCCTGGCGTTTACCAAATCTAAAGTCACTTCCCCTGCAATTGAAGGCAAAATTGCCGAATTAATCGATAATATGCTTATCGGGGGACTATCGGCCGAAACGGTCAAGGAAAGAGTGGAGAAACATCCACCACcggaaaactgcaaatttttggCAGTGACTATGGTAAATGAAGAAATCTGGGACTTGCTGCCGAGAAAAAGCCGAGCTGTGGATCTGGCTTTCCAGCGGGTGCAGGAACCCTTGCTGCAAGGAATATCGGCCTTGAccaatttggcgggaaaattggTGAAAGACGTCCATGATGGCAAAACGCCAAACACTCGGGACGTGCTAACTCATGTGATGGATAGTGTCGCAATGCTCGGAAACACAAATTGGAAGCTCAACATGAAGCGAAGAGAATTGATTAAGCCTGAGCTTAATCCCCCATACACACGTCTATGCAAAGAGGACATAGCTGTGTCTACAAAATTGTTTGGAGACGATTTACCCAAACACTTAAAAGATATGTCCGAAGCTAAAAAAGCAGGACAGCAGATGCAAAAACCTTATTCCAACAGTTCCAATCGGGGTGCAGTGCACTcgcaaaaaaggaattttagcAGATTCAAGCCTTACCATTATGACCGGACACGAGGCTCTGGCAACAAATCAACCAACCGCCAGCCTTTTTTGGGGCAAGGCCGCCCGTCAACACCGTTCCGGAAAAAGCAATCAGccagcaacaacaacaccaacaacaaaacTTAG